Proteins encoded within one genomic window of Halocatena marina:
- the otsB gene encoding trehalose-phosphatase, which yields MTDGDREDKPNRDESEHKRNPNLNSRSRSDSNSNSNSNSTSVPSVFDRLPRLERRLTSADTEQMLLCLDFDGTLAPHVDDPDSAELTTANRRVLETLASQPAVDIAVISGRALDDVRTRVGMDGLTYAGNHGLEYETGSSSVHTPAERYRSTIQTICEELEARLDETDCTVENKGITATVHYRNADDTAEEIENWLTSLIEDTIEETTDEHLRITSGTDIVEIRPAIDWNKGHAVQQFEEQCPDDCISVYLGDDTTDEDAFRAIAPDGIGIHVGTNSDTAADYRVSSVDEVTSFLDWIAETGTDALKDDSQ from the coding sequence ATGACAGACGGAGATCGCGAAGACAAACCGAACCGAGACGAATCGGAACACAAACGAAATCCAAATTTGAATTCACGTTCACGCTCAGATTCGAATTCGAACTCAAACTCAAACTCAACTTCGGTTCCATCGGTGTTCGATCGTCTTCCTCGTCTTGAACGGCGACTAACGAGTGCTGACACAGAGCAAATGCTCCTCTGTCTTGATTTCGATGGAACGCTCGCGCCCCATGTCGACGATCCCGATTCGGCTGAACTCACGACAGCAAATCGACGCGTGCTCGAAACGCTCGCATCTCAGCCGGCGGTCGATATCGCCGTCATCAGCGGCCGTGCGTTGGACGACGTACGAACTCGTGTTGGGATGGACGGTCTCACCTACGCCGGCAATCACGGGCTGGAGTACGAAACGGGATCGTCATCGGTTCATACTCCCGCAGAGCGCTATCGTTCGACGATCCAAACGATTTGTGAGGAACTCGAAGCACGACTCGATGAGACCGATTGTACAGTCGAAAATAAGGGAATAACGGCGACTGTCCACTACCGGAACGCCGACGACACGGCGGAGGAAATCGAGAACTGGCTCACGTCGCTTATCGAGGACACCATCGAGGAGACGACCGACGAACACCTTCGGATCACATCCGGAACGGATATCGTCGAGATCCGTCCAGCAATCGACTGGAACAAGGGACACGCCGTTCAGCAGTTCGAAGAACAGTGTCCAGACGATTGCATTTCGGTGTATCTCGGTGACGATACGACGGACGAAGACGCGTTCCGAGCCATCGCGCCCGACGGAATCGGTATTCACGTCGGGACGAACAGCGATACAGCAGCTGACTATCGCGTTTCCAGTGTCGATGAGGTCACGTCGTTTCTCGATTGGATCGCTGAAACCGGCACCGACGCACTGAAAGACGACAGCCAGTAG
- a CDS encoding NADH-quinone oxidoreductase subunit D: MSSDSTTESIVEPARSTDYDELAELLGDRLIAREEHVHTEGFVIRPDDVQDVLFTLRDAGFDHCSCVTAQEYDDRFETIYHLKEFDDPTRELSIIVPAPKHAPVSQTAVPIYRTADWHEREAYDLVGIEYEGHPNLRRILLPETWQGHPLGLDYDQEQPQVVTLREHANPLEADRRIEETADEAASTQTMFLNIGPHHPATHGVLHLETTLEGEQVMDVEPDIGYLHRCEEQMAQQGTYRHQIIPYSNRWDYTANLPNEWAVARPIETMADISVPEYAQILRTMATELGRMLGHFLAVGTFALDVYGDFTAIFQYAFRDRELVQNILEDLTGQRMMFYYFRLGGVAWDLPEPRDEFFEKTRDFLDGLPGTLEEYHDLMTRNEIFQMRCLDTGILEPEDAKDYGCTGPVARGSGIDYDLRRDDPYGYYDQLDWDVVTEDGCDNYARVLVRLREVEESARIIEQCIDLLEEWPEDDRELQSNVPRTLKPEIDREIYQAVESAKGELGVYIRSDGTDSPARFKIRSPCFHNLSALSAMSEGEYVPDLIATLGSLDLVLGSVDR; encoded by the coding sequence ATGAGTTCCGATAGCACGACAGAATCGATCGTAGAACCCGCAAGATCGACCGATTATGATGAGCTTGCAGAGCTGTTGGGAGATCGTCTCATCGCCCGCGAGGAGCACGTTCACACCGAAGGGTTCGTCATCCGGCCCGATGACGTACAGGACGTTCTGTTCACACTTCGTGATGCCGGATTCGACCACTGTTCATGTGTGACCGCACAGGAGTACGACGATCGGTTCGAGACGATCTATCATCTGAAGGAGTTCGACGATCCGACCCGTGAGTTGAGCATTATCGTTCCGGCACCGAAACACGCTCCAGTGAGCCAGACAGCCGTGCCGATCTACCGAACAGCCGACTGGCACGAGCGCGAGGCGTACGATCTCGTCGGAATCGAGTACGAGGGGCATCCTAACCTGCGCCGAATTCTTCTCCCGGAAACGTGGCAGGGCCATCCACTCGGATTGGACTACGATCAAGAGCAACCGCAGGTTGTCACCCTCCGCGAGCACGCGAATCCACTCGAAGCGGATCGCCGCATCGAAGAGACTGCAGACGAGGCGGCGAGCACGCAGACGATGTTCCTCAACATCGGACCGCATCATCCAGCAACACACGGTGTGCTCCATCTCGAAACGACACTTGAGGGCGAGCAAGTGATGGATGTCGAACCCGACATCGGCTATTTGCATCGCTGTGAAGAGCAAATGGCCCAACAAGGAACGTATCGTCACCAAATCATTCCGTATTCGAACCGGTGGGACTACACGGCGAATCTCCCGAACGAGTGGGCTGTCGCACGACCGATCGAGACGATGGCCGACATCTCGGTTCCCGAGTACGCACAGATACTTCGAACGATGGCGACCGAACTCGGTCGGATGCTGGGGCATTTCCTCGCGGTCGGAACGTTTGCGCTCGATGTTTACGGAGATTTCACTGCCATATTCCAGTACGCGTTCCGTGACCGCGAGCTCGTCCAGAACATTCTCGAAGACCTGACGGGCCAGCGAATGATGTTTTACTACTTCCGGCTCGGGGGCGTTGCGTGGGACCTCCCCGAACCCCGAGACGAGTTCTTCGAGAAGACGCGAGACTTCCTCGATGGACTGCCCGGAACACTAGAAGAGTACCACGATCTCATGACGCGAAACGAGATCTTCCAGATGCGCTGTCTCGACACGGGCATCCTCGAACCAGAGGACGCAAAGGACTACGGCTGTACGGGTCCAGTTGCGCGTGGATCGGGGATCGACTACGATCTCCGACGAGACGATCCCTACGGCTACTACGACCAGCTCGATTGGGACGTCGTCACCGAAGACGGCTGTGATAACTACGCACGCGTGCTGGTGCGCCTGCGCGAGGTCGAAGAAAGTGCACGAATTATCGAACAGTGCATCGACCTGCTTGAGGAGTGGCCCGAGGACGACCGAGAGCTACAGAGCAACGTTCCTCGAACGCTGAAACCAGAGATCGATCGGGAAATATACCAAGCAGTCGAGTCAGCGAAAGGCGAACTGGGAGTGTACATTCGGAGCGACGGGACGGATTCACCCGCCCGATTCAAAATCCGGAGTCCCTGTTTCCACAATCTTTCTGCCCTCTCAGCGATGTCAGAAGGAGAGTACGTCCCAGATCTGATTGCGACACTCGGGAGTCTCGATCTCGTGCTTGGCAGCGTCGATCGATAA
- a CDS encoding trehalose-6-phosphate synthase codes for MSNDWQSATGISPKQNSETESLAPLSIDNVVVVSNRQPYRHRYEQNGDGDGSRAERSIAVDRPTGGLTAGLDPVMQKLNGTWIAWGDGEADRDATSEDGQVSVPPEEPEYTLQRLWLTDKEIDGYYYGYSNRALWPLCHLAMGRTVFDGEQWRTYRRVNQKFAEKVVDNVDDDTVVWFQDYHLACAPRTVRLQSSSSPFLLHFWHIPWPSIDAFRACPQHQEILKGLLGNDLIGFHVTQYCRNFLECAARLVEETEVDYDRGLIRHDGHETAVSAFPMGVEADSIEQLSEAADESAWQSFKHRHAIGPNTRVVLGVDRLDYTKGIPERLEALEHLWNTQPEWQGQFTYVQKGTESRSEIPAYQRLQNRVDEIIDRVNSRFGTDEWQPIVLVDENLPRKTLCGLYRYSDAAIVSPLRDGMNLVAQEYIASQVDDDGVLILSELAGSHEALGDAVLSVNPYDTEAHAKAIDQALTMPAAERRNRTRRLRRRVHNNDLSSWLNDVFEGAQQLREEQEAKS; via the coding sequence ATGTCCAACGACTGGCAGTCGGCGACAGGCATATCACCAAAGCAGAATTCCGAGACCGAGAGCCTCGCCCCACTCTCAATCGACAATGTTGTTGTTGTTTCGAACCGGCAACCATATCGGCATCGGTATGAGCAGAATGGGGATGGAGATGGTAGCAGGGCTGAGCGGTCGATCGCCGTCGATCGACCAACAGGAGGACTCACCGCTGGTCTCGATCCAGTCATGCAGAAGCTAAACGGTACCTGGATTGCGTGGGGTGATGGAGAGGCAGACCGCGACGCGACAAGCGAGGACGGACAGGTTTCAGTCCCACCGGAGGAACCTGAATACACGCTTCAGCGGTTGTGGCTCACGGATAAGGAGATCGATGGCTACTACTACGGATACAGCAACCGAGCACTGTGGCCGTTGTGTCACCTCGCAATGGGGCGCACCGTATTCGATGGCGAGCAGTGGCGCACGTATCGGAGGGTAAACCAGAAATTCGCTGAGAAGGTCGTTGATAACGTCGACGACGACACTGTCGTCTGGTTTCAGGACTATCATCTCGCGTGTGCACCTCGTACCGTTCGTTTACAGAGTTCCTCTTCTCCATTCTTGCTCCACTTCTGGCATATCCCGTGGCCCTCGATCGATGCGTTTCGGGCCTGCCCACAGCATCAGGAGATCCTCAAAGGACTTCTTGGAAATGACCTCATCGGCTTTCACGTCACCCAGTACTGCAGAAATTTCCTCGAATGTGCCGCGCGTCTCGTAGAGGAGACAGAGGTCGATTACGACCGCGGACTAATCCGACACGATGGACACGAGACGGCCGTTTCTGCGTTTCCAATGGGTGTCGAAGCGGATAGTATCGAACAACTGAGTGAGGCGGCTGATGAATCGGCCTGGCAGTCGTTCAAGCACAGACACGCGATCGGTCCTAATACGCGGGTTGTACTCGGCGTGGATCGACTGGACTATACGAAGGGCATTCCGGAACGGCTTGAAGCGCTCGAACATCTCTGGAACACACAACCCGAGTGGCAGGGTCAGTTCACTTACGTTCAGAAAGGAACTGAAAGTCGATCGGAGATTCCCGCGTATCAGCGACTCCAAAATCGAGTCGACGAAATCATTGACCGAGTCAACAGCCGGTTTGGAACTGATGAGTGGCAGCCAATCGTATTGGTCGATGAAAATCTTCCTCGGAAAACGCTCTGTGGGCTGTACCGATACAGCGACGCTGCGATCGTGAGTCCGCTCCGGGATGGGATGAATCTTGTCGCACAGGAGTATATCGCTTCACAGGTTGACGATGACGGTGTCCTCATACTAAGCGAACTTGCAGGATCCCACGAGGCATTGGGAGACGCTGTGCTCTCTGTCAATCCCTACGACACCGAAGCTCACGCCAAGGCGATCGATCAAGCACTCACAATGCCCGCCGCTGAGCGACGAAATCGAACACGGCGGCTTCGAAGAAGAGTCCACAACAACGACCTCTCTTCGTGGCTGAATGATGTGTTCGAGGGCGCACAACAGTTACGTGAGGAACAAGAAGCAAAATCGTAA
- a CDS encoding YHS domain-containing protein: MIECAICGSHVRDDVPTANIEHEGETYYFESTKCREMFENDPNNYT; encoded by the coding sequence ATGATCGAGTGTGCAATCTGTGGCTCGCACGTCAGAGACGATGTTCCGACCGCAAACATAGAACACGAGGGGGAGACGTATTACTTCGAATCAACGAAATGCAGAGAGATGTTCGAGAACGACCCGAACAACTACACGTGA
- a CDS encoding SRPBCC family protein, which yields MTVRVERTIELSASPEDVWDFIADPEQRASAISVITEFERTGEHTEVWHVRLPLPLVDRTVTIETKETDFDPPHFVQFVGRSSALRVIGTHEVEPTEDGARLTNRFTVEGKLPGVERFFERNLDAELDNLEQALRDNLGLHA from the coding sequence ATGACAGTCCGGGTAGAGCGAACGATCGAGTTGAGTGCGTCACCCGAAGACGTGTGGGATTTCATCGCCGACCCGGAACAACGCGCGAGCGCCATCAGCGTTATCACCGAGTTCGAGAGAACGGGTGAACACACCGAGGTGTGGCACGTTCGGCTCCCGCTGCCGCTCGTCGATCGAACCGTTACAATCGAAACCAAAGAAACGGATTTCGATCCTCCACACTTCGTCCAGTTCGTCGGTCGATCATCAGCACTGCGCGTCATCGGTACGCACGAGGTTGAGCCAACCGAGGATGGAGCGCGTCTCACCAATCGCTTTACCGTCGAAGGAAAGCTTCCCGGTGTCGAGCGGTTCTTCGAGCGCAATCTCGATGCCGAACTCGACAATCTCGAACAGGCCCTCCGCGATAATCTCGGGCTACACGCCTGA
- a CDS encoding YCF48-related protein, translating into MAIASVAARATVRDFGRFYREYAKTGTHAASAAILTGLGLLTTVHPGFAVIAIVAYVLPPVYLYINSGRRADSDSGTTSGAAQIGEQTSSTESKTEWIEVDTPTDNSLFDVVVSSNGPYAVGAEGTVLTRRADGWEHVLEQGPTVQSNTLRGVDVTSDGRHVWLAGDSGVVAKYDTEADKLTDYSAPKDNTSTWEDIAVSGQAGDEKIFLVTGSGELLRGATIENNVRWGTTVKPGSGSSMTSVEFVDEENGYLCDTNTAVYETTDGGESYERIGIEDANCEFLDITAVESGPVMVAGDDGTVFRYDRDGNNWTKRSVDEHAITAIDSQNHNALASGEHGTIYEYTADGWESVSGPILTDATLHGITFGNNGQDVAVGRDGTIIEQR; encoded by the coding sequence ATGGCAATAGCCAGCGTAGCTGCCCGAGCTACTGTCCGTGACTTCGGTCGGTTCTACCGTGAGTACGCCAAGACAGGCACGCATGCCGCAAGCGCGGCTATTCTGACTGGACTCGGACTCCTAACAACCGTACATCCCGGCTTTGCCGTGATAGCGATCGTGGCGTACGTGCTGCCGCCAGTGTATCTCTATATCAATTCCGGACGGCGAGCAGACTCCGACAGTGGGACAACGAGCGGAGCGGCCCAAATCGGAGAACAGACTTCCAGCACTGAGTCGAAGACTGAGTGGATCGAGGTCGACACACCAACCGACAACTCACTGTTCGATGTCGTTGTGTCCAGTAACGGTCCGTATGCAGTCGGAGCTGAGGGCACCGTTCTCACTCGTCGTGCCGATGGCTGGGAGCACGTACTCGAACAGGGACCGACGGTTCAGTCAAACACCCTCAGAGGCGTAGACGTGACGTCCGATGGCCGTCACGTTTGGCTCGCTGGTGATAGCGGCGTTGTCGCCAAATACGATACTGAAGCGGACAAGCTGACCGACTATTCCGCTCCGAAGGACAATACGAGCACGTGGGAAGATATTGCCGTGTCAGGACAGGCTGGTGATGAGAAAATATTTCTCGTGACAGGAAGTGGTGAGCTTCTTCGAGGAGCAACCATCGAAAACAACGTGCGTTGGGGAACCACCGTCAAACCAGGGAGTGGATCCAGCATGACGAGTGTGGAGTTCGTTGACGAAGAGAACGGTTACCTCTGTGATACGAACACAGCGGTATACGAGACCACCGACGGCGGTGAGAGCTACGAGAGGATCGGAATTGAGGACGCGAATTGTGAATTTTTAGACATAACAGCCGTAGAGTCAGGGCCAGTCATGGTCGCCGGTGATGATGGCACAGTGTTCCGATACGACAGAGACGGAAACAACTGGACAAAGCGCTCCGTCGATGAACACGCAATCACGGCAATCGACAGCCAGAACCACAATGCGTTAGCCAGCGGAGAGCATGGAACGATCTACGAATACACAGCTGATGGCTGGGAATCCGTCTCCGGGCCGATTCTAACGGACGCAACGCTACACGGGATTACCTTTGGAAATAACGGTCAGGACGTCGCGGTCGGTCGTGATGGAACGATCATCGAACAGCGGTGA
- a CDS encoding RtcB family protein, whose amino-acid sequence MRTYEANGITLERVRENVWEIPKEGAMRVPARVLASESLLDEISDDRTLQQLQNVTQLPGIVKHAVCMPDGHQGYGVPVGGVAGIDAETGCLSPGAVGYDINCGVRMMTTNVTYNDLRGNEEELVEALFAAIPCGLGSGGVVERDQATVDAILASGIEWAIDAGYAVEGDRTHCEDEGKRPDADPDAVSQRAKNRGKTQIGSLGSGNHFLEVQRVTDIFDSATADAYGLEEGQIVVLIHTGSRGLGHQICSDYLDEIERRHSDLLGRLPDKALAAAPARSDLAASYYGAMCAAINFAWVNRQVVMHQTRTVFEQVFDRSWEAMEMELLYDVAHNSAKAEVHEIDSEERELYVHRKGATRAFPAGRDEVPDTYRAVGQPVIIPGSMGSGSYVLRGGAASMTETFGSTAHGAGRLMSRTQAKQTFWGGDVKKELQNQQHIYVKANSGATIAEEAPGVYKDIDSVVAVSDALDIGDPVARTFPVCNVKG is encoded by the coding sequence ATGCGCACCTACGAAGCCAATGGCATCACGCTCGAACGGGTGCGAGAGAACGTTTGGGAGATCCCCAAAGAAGGTGCAATGCGGGTACCCGCTCGTGTACTCGCCAGCGAGTCGCTGCTCGATGAGATTAGCGACGACAGGACTCTCCAGCAACTACAAAACGTGACACAGCTGCCCGGTATCGTCAAGCACGCTGTCTGCATGCCGGATGGCCATCAGGGATACGGCGTTCCCGTCGGTGGGGTTGCTGGCATCGACGCCGAAACTGGTTGTCTCTCTCCCGGAGCCGTGGGGTACGACATCAACTGCGGCGTTCGGATGATGACGACCAACGTGACGTACAACGACCTCCGGGGCAACGAGGAGGAACTCGTCGAAGCTCTGTTCGCTGCGATCCCCTGCGGTCTCGGAAGCGGTGGCGTCGTCGAACGCGATCAGGCGACTGTCGATGCGATTCTCGCATCAGGCATCGAGTGGGCAATCGACGCGGGCTATGCAGTCGAAGGTGATCGTACTCACTGCGAAGACGAGGGAAAACGTCCTGATGCCGATCCTGATGCAGTCTCACAGCGTGCGAAAAACCGGGGCAAAACGCAGATCGGGAGCCTCGGGAGTGGGAATCACTTTCTCGAAGTCCAGCGCGTGACCGACATCTTCGATTCGGCGACAGCCGACGCCTACGGACTCGAGGAAGGACAGATCGTCGTGCTCATCCACACTGGAAGCCGTGGACTCGGCCATCAGATCTGTTCGGATTATCTCGACGAGATCGAACGACGACATTCTGATCTCCTCGGGCGACTTCCCGACAAGGCGTTGGCAGCCGCACCGGCCAGAAGCGACCTCGCAGCGTCGTACTACGGAGCAATGTGTGCAGCGATCAATTTCGCGTGGGTCAACCGACAGGTCGTGATGCACCAAACACGAACTGTGTTCGAACAGGTGTTCGATCGATCGTGGGAAGCGATGGAAATGGAGCTTCTCTACGACGTTGCTCACAACAGTGCGAAAGCTGAAGTTCACGAAATCGACAGCGAAGAGCGCGAACTGTACGTTCATCGAAAGGGGGCAACGCGGGCGTTCCCTGCGGGTCGGGACGAGGTGCCCGATACCTACCGTGCTGTGGGCCAACCGGTCATCATCCCCGGTAGTATGGGTTCTGGAAGCTACGTTCTCCGAGGGGGTGCAGCCTCGATGACCGAAACGTTCGGCTCAACTGCTCACGGCGCAGGACGGCTGATGAGTCGGACACAGGCCAAACAGACGTTCTGGGGTGGTGATGTGAAAAAAGAGTTACAAAACCAACAGCATATCTACGTGAAAGCAAACAGCGGTGCGACGATCGCAGAAGAGGCCCCCGGCGTGTACAAGGATATAGACAGCGTGGTTGCGGTTTCAGACGCGCTCGATATCGGTGATCCCGTCGCACGAACGTTCCCTGTCTGTAACGTTAAGGGCTAA
- a CDS encoding DUF6684 family protein, with the protein MVTAIEQPHSDTLFVFSELEDSGDSVRVTGMTDGVLEYTTHNDFTPPHKGPPMGRYALNRETLLDVTVNIIPLFIILFYLVLFIVYDPYRWEPLIIGVSLILLIIPFVLLALVTYIAGRTIEQEETQQQ; encoded by the coding sequence GTGGTTACGGCGATCGAACAGCCGCACTCGGACACGCTTTTTGTTTTTTCAGAACTCGAAGACAGCGGTGATTCGGTTCGCGTGACTGGCATGACAGACGGTGTGCTTGAATATACCACCCACAACGATTTCACCCCGCCACACAAAGGGCCGCCCATGGGCAGGTACGCACTCAATCGGGAGACGCTTCTCGACGTGACTGTGAACATCATCCCGCTGTTCATCATTCTCTTCTACCTCGTTCTGTTCATCGTATACGATCCGTACCGCTGGGAACCGCTCATCATCGGTGTTTCACTCATTCTACTCATCATCCCGTTCGTACTCCTTGCACTCGTCACCTACATCGCCGGTCGGACGATCGAGCAAGAAGAAACCCAACAACAGTAA
- a CDS encoding DUF2797 domain-containing protein, translated as MQVVGYRLASQTLLIASDAVEAVSLAPGTKLEYTLGERHCAGHLTSDGHIACKNDGSPYCDAHTQTWVCARCTGTCLKDEMDCYEAHAVYLAAFAPATFKVGVTRLDRLSTRLQEQGADRAAHIHTVSNGRIAREIEADIADEITDRVRIPTKISGLHRTVDESAWNELLAEHDPLDTFTFEYGLDLRSQPIPETLATGTVQGVKGRILVLDRSEGRYAVDLRDLVGYELIERASERSVQSDLSAF; from the coding sequence GTGCAGGTCGTCGGATATCGATTGGCTTCGCAAACGCTCTTGATCGCGAGCGATGCGGTCGAAGCAGTGTCTCTCGCTCCGGGAACGAAACTCGAATACACGCTCGGTGAGCGCCACTGCGCCGGACACCTAACCTCCGATGGACACATTGCCTGCAAAAACGACGGCAGCCCATACTGTGACGCCCACACACAGACGTGGGTCTGTGCACGCTGTACAGGGACGTGCTTGAAAGACGAAATGGACTGCTATGAAGCGCACGCGGTCTACCTCGCTGCATTCGCGCCAGCGACGTTCAAAGTCGGTGTGACGCGGCTTGATCGACTTTCGACCAGACTCCAAGAGCAGGGAGCCGATCGCGCGGCTCACATTCATACCGTCTCGAACGGACGCATTGCACGTGAAATAGAAGCCGACATCGCCGACGAAATCACCGACCGAGTCCGAATACCGACAAAGATCTCCGGACTACACCGGACAGTAGACGAATCGGCGTGGAACGAACTTCTCGCAGAACACGACCCGCTCGATACATTCACATTTGAGTACGGACTCGATCTTCGATCACAGCCAATACCCGAAACGCTTGCAACAGGAACCGTGCAGGGAGTAAAAGGACGAATTCTCGTGCTTGACCGGAGCGAAGGGAGATACGCCGTCGATCTCCGTGATCTCGTCGGATACGAGCTCATCGAACGCGCGAGCGAACGGAGCGTACAGAGCGATCTCTCGGCGTTTTAG
- a CDS encoding phosphoribosyltransferase, with product MPFVDRTDAGQQLGTELAELGIDGDIVLSIPRGGLPIGRAVADTLDLPLDIAVAKKMGAPHNPEYAIGAVASDGSVWFNESAIDRLDVNAGYIEEQQVATAVAAREKATRYRSERGPPELSEKTVIIVDDGIATGATARACIERVQNAGAARIVLAIPVGSPRTVDELRATVDEIVCLKAPSNFRAVGQFYDRFEQVEDEKAMAYLNRS from the coding sequence ATGCCCTTTGTTGACAGAACTGACGCAGGTCAGCAACTCGGTACGGAGTTGGCAGAGCTGGGCATCGACGGCGATATCGTCCTCTCGATTCCACGAGGAGGATTGCCGATCGGCCGCGCAGTAGCCGATACACTCGATCTCCCGTTGGATATTGCCGTGGCGAAGAAAATGGGCGCGCCACACAACCCCGAATACGCAATCGGTGCCGTCGCAAGCGACGGCAGTGTGTGGTTCAACGAGAGCGCAATCGATCGTCTCGACGTCAACGCGGGCTATATTGAGGAACAACAAGTGGCAACGGCAGTCGCCGCACGCGAGAAAGCGACTCGATACCGGAGTGAACGAGGACCACCAGAACTCTCCGAGAAGACGGTTATCATCGTTGATGATGGAATCGCAACGGGGGCCACCGCACGGGCCTGCATCGAACGAGTGCAGAACGCAGGTGCTGCCCGGATCGTGCTCGCTATTCCCGTTGGGTCACCGCGGACGGTCGATGAGCTCCGGGCTACCGTTGACGAGATCGTGTGTCTCAAAGCACCGTCGAATTTCCGGGCGGTCGGACAGTTCTACGATCGATTCGAACAGGTCGAAGACGAGAAAGCGATGGCGTATCTGAACCGCTCGTGA
- a CDS encoding CPBP family intramembrane glutamic endopeptidase: MLSGDFRQYQFQSVVIALLLVLSALVVSDLASIPVAFVLSAFGITADSVVGYVVLIIEQEIVFGLVTIVYVANSKTVDFAVERPTIRTVGWIIVGTLALLGISQVVGFMFQQLGVTEGVNRIERIGREQPRLLLYLIPIAVFVIGPGEELLFRGGVQGLLRRSFSPVPAIIGASALFGVIHIPAVIGTGVGVGSYVVTTFVLGLILGALYEHTNRLLVPSLAHGIYNAILFAVLYTFSV; this comes from the coding sequence ATGCTCTCGGGCGACTTCCGTCAGTATCAGTTCCAGTCCGTCGTGATTGCTCTGTTGCTCGTTTTGAGCGCATTGGTTGTGTCGGATCTCGCGTCGATACCGGTCGCATTCGTGCTGTCCGCGTTCGGAATCACCGCAGACAGCGTCGTCGGATACGTTGTCCTGATTATTGAGCAGGAAATCGTGTTCGGTCTCGTTACCATCGTGTATGTGGCGAACTCTAAGACGGTAGATTTTGCTGTCGAACGGCCGACGATCCGAACCGTTGGTTGGATCATCGTGGGGACCCTCGCTTTGCTCGGCATCTCACAAGTGGTCGGATTCATGTTCCAGCAGCTGGGCGTCACTGAGGGAGTCAACAGAATCGAGCGCATCGGCCGGGAACAGCCACGACTGCTCCTCTATCTGATCCCGATTGCAGTTTTCGTGATCGGTCCCGGCGAAGAACTACTGTTTCGTGGTGGCGTTCAAGGTCTCCTCCGACGGTCATTTTCACCAGTCCCGGCGATCATCGGGGCAAGCGCGCTGTTCGGCGTGATTCATATTCCGGCAGTGATCGGAACCGGCGTCGGCGTTGGAAGTTACGTCGTAACGACGTTCGTTCTCGGCCTCATTCTCGGTGCGCTCTATGAACACACGAATCGTCTTCTTGTCCCATCACTGGCACATGGCATCTACAATGCGATCCTGTTCGCCGTACTGTACACGTTCTCTGTTTGA